A single genomic interval of Gossypium raimondii isolate GPD5lz chromosome 11, ASM2569854v1, whole genome shotgun sequence harbors:
- the LOC128031863 gene encoding pentatricopeptide repeat-containing protein At3g02490, mitochondrial-like encodes MVMKVRHPWRFLLFRNYPRRSPLRISAISQVLIPSPPIVHSFNNIASRSHFTSPFNLMKGLSILNYNNQSNSFSSEAQKDPDHVLVSSVTDIFTKFSGKDDIKRELELNSVVFSHEMVLKVLKNVESSPDVAIRFFDWVLETNGEKLSSKSYNRMLGILGVNGLIEEFWGLVDVMKKKGYGISGAVRDRVALKFEKEGLESDLERLKGVFASGSVDNSIEKVCSRVCKIIKSELWGDDVENRLLNLNVTFSNDLVKMVLEYLASEPAKSLIFFRWIEERGLVKHDGQSYNAMARTLGREDCIDRFWKVVDEMRSLGYEMEMETYTKVFEHFCKKKMIKEAVDLYEFAMAGSNKPSMSSCTFLLKKLAVSKQLDMRLFSRVVKTFVENGNVLTDSMVDSVLKSLTSVGRLREYNKVLKVMQENGFITSGDLQSKITFRLASAGKKDEASEFIASNTDLDHKAWASLIEGCCAAGDLETASTYFENVVEKNGVSHASYAFNWLVYSYCSRKRAKDACKLLHKYVSENQLKPWHDTYKELIRKLLAQDGFKDALSLFDLMKNDGFPPFIDPFIEYVSRRSGSSDDAIAFLKSMTSQRFPSMSVVLRVFEAFFKASRQNEAQDLLSKCPSFVRNNPDVLNLFCSMKSGKVVAAPSMVA; translated from the coding sequence ATGGTGATGAAGGTGAGACATCCATGGAGATTTCTTCTTTTCCGAAATTACCCTCGTCGATCTCCACTCCGTATTTCCGCCATATCTCAGGTACTCATTCCCTCACCTCCTATTGTTCACTCCTTCAACAACATTGCTTCTCGTTCCCATTTCACAAGCCCCTTCAATCTTATGAAAGGATTATCCATTTTAAATTACAACAATCAATCTAATAGTTTCTCATCCGAGGCACAAAAAGACCCAGatcatgttttggtaagtaGTGTCACTGATATTTTTACTAAGTTCAGTGGTAAGGATGATATAAAGAGAGAATTGGAGTTGAATAGTGTTGTTTTTAGCCATGAAATGGTTTTGAAAGTGTTGAAGAATGTTGAGTCTAGCCCTGATGTAGCAATTAGGTTTTTTGATTGGGTTTTGGAGACAAATGGGGAAAAGCTTAGTTCCAAATCGTATAACCGGATGTTAGGTATTTTGGGTGTGAATGGGTTGATTGAGGAATTTTGGGGTTTGGTTGATGTTATGAAGAAGAAAGGTTATGGTATCTCTGGTGCCGTTCGTGATAGAGTTGCTTTGAAGTTTGAGAAAGAGGGACTGGAGAGTGATTTGGAGAGATTAAAAGGGGTTTTTGCTTCGGGATCTGTCGATAATTCGATCGAGAAGGTTTGTTCCAGGGTGTGTAAGATTATTAAGAGCGAGTTATGGGGTGATGATGTTGAAAACCGGTTACTCAATCTGAATGTTACGTTTTCAAATGATTTGGTGAAAATGGTATTGGAATATCTTGCTTCTGAGCCAGCAAAATCATTGATATTTTTCCGATGGATCGAGGAACGTGGTTTGGTGAAGCACGACGGACAGAGTTATAATGCTATGGCTAGAACTTTAGGGAGGGAAGATTGCATTGATCGATTTTGGAAAGTTGTTGATGAAATGAGAAGCCTTGGgtatgaaatggaaatggagaCTTATACAAAGGTTTTCGAGCACTTTTGTaagaagaaaatgattaaagaaGCTGTAGACTTGTACGAGTTCGCAATGGCCGGTTCCAATAAGCCTTCTATGAGCTCTTGTACCTTTTTGCTGAAGAAATTAGCGGTGTCTAAACAATTAGACATGCGTCTATTTTCAAGAGTCGTGAAGACTTTTGTTGAGAATGGGAATGTCTTGACAGATTCCATGGTTGATTCGGTTCTTAAATCTTTGACGAGTGTTGGTAGACTCAGGGAATACAACAAGGTTCTAAAAGTAATGCAGGAGAATGGGTTTATAACCAGTGGTGATTTACAGTCGAAAATTACTTTTAGACTTGCTAGTGCTGGTAAAAAAGACGAAGCTTCTGAGTTTATAGCATCAAATACTGATTTAGATCACAAAGCATGGGCGTCTTTAATCGAAGGATGTTGTGCTGCCGGTGATCTTGAAACAGCATCAACTTATTTCGAAAACGTGGTTGAAAAAAATGGGGTTTCCCATGCCAGCTATGCTTTTAACTGGTTGGTATATTCGTATTGCAGTAGGAAAAGAGCAAAGGATGCTTGTAAGCTTTTACACAAGTATGTTAGTGAGAATCAGTTAAAACCATGGCATGATACTTACAAGGAATTGATAAGGAAGTTATTAGCTCAAGATGGATTTAAAGATGCATTGAGTCTCTTCGATTTGATGAAAAACGACGGTTTTCCCCCCTTTATCGATCCTTTTATCGAGTATGTTTCAAGGAGGTCCGGTAGTAGTGATGATGCTATTGCTTTTCTCAAGTCTATGACTTCACAAAGGTTTCCATCTATGTCGGTTGTTCTTCGTGTTTTTGAAGCTTTTTTCAAAGCTTCGAGGCAAAATGAAGCACAGGATTTATTATCGAAGTGCCCAAGTTTCGTTCGCAACAATCCCGATGTTTTGAATCTCTTTTGCTCGATGAAATCAGGTAAAGTTGTTGCTGCACCTTCCATGGTTGCTTAG